Proteins found in one Macaca nemestrina isolate mMacNem1 chromosome 4, mMacNem.hap1, whole genome shotgun sequence genomic segment:
- the LOC105472498 gene encoding GDP-fucose protein O-fucosyltransferase 2 isoform X1, with amino-acid sequence MAALSFVFLLLGAASWPPACASGQEFWPGQSAADILSGAASRRRYLLYDVNPPEGFNLRRDVYIRIASLLKTLLKTEEWVLVLPPWGRLYHWQSPDIHQVRIPWSEFFDLPSLNKNIPVIEYEQFIAESGGPFIDQVYVLQSYAEGWKEGTWEEKVDERPCIDQLLYSQDKHEYYRGWFWGYEETRGLNVSCLSVQGSASIVAPLLLRNTSARSVMLDRAENLLHDHYGGKEYWDTRRSMVFARHLREVGDEFRSRHLNSTDDADRIPFQEDWTKMKVKLGSALGGPYLGVHLRRKDFIWGHREDVPSLEGAVRKIRSLMKIHRLDKVFVATDAVRKEYEELKKLLPEMVRFEPTWEELELYKDGGVAIIDQWICSHARCLPPSPSAESGSGDFQRFFRPRYSVSEQMVACVACPLHCRPRAGQVAFKRFFVPGTRCQSRWSPVFTVVISTLFTSSSESPVASGSVFPWAEVNCLSCPFNSHTQTSSIAGCWHSWPHLRTSSCVSFSRHSQFLPHLPPALRVARALELGALLVLCVLLKSIMSIAKAGSLGPCAVVLVGL; translated from the exons ATGGCGGCACTCAGCTTCGTCTTCCTGCTGTTGGGGGCAGCGTCCTGGCCGCCGGCTTGTGCCTCCGGGCAGGAGTTCTGGCCCGGCCAGTCGGCGGCCGACATTCTGTCGGGGGCGGCGTCCCGCAGACG GTATCTTCTGTATGACGTCAACCCCCCGGAAGGCTTCAACCTGCGCAGGGATGTCTATATCCGAATCGCCTCTCTCCTGAAGACTCTGCTGAAGACGGAGGAGTGGGTGCTTGTCCTGCCTCCGTGGGGCCGTCTCTATCACTGGCAGAGTCCTGACATCCACCAGGTCCGGATTCCCTGGTCTGAGTTTTTTGATCTTCCGAGTCTCAATAAAAACATCCCCGTCATCGAGTATGAGCAGTTCATCGCAG AGTCTGGTGGGCCCTTTATTGACCAGGTTTACGTCCTACAAAGTTATGCAGAGGGATGGAAAGAAGGGACCTGGGAAGAGAAGGTGGATGAGCGGCCGTGTATCGATCAGCTCCTGTACTCCCAGGACAAGCACGagtactacag AGGATGGTTTTGGGGTTATGAGGAGACCAGGGGTCTGAACGTCTCCTGTCTGTCCGTCCAGGGCTCAGCCTCCATCGTGGCGCCCCTGCTTCTGAGAAACACATCAGCCCG GTCCGTGATGTTAGACAGAGCCGAGAACCTACTTCACGACCACTACGGAGGGAAAGAATACTGGGAT ACCCGTCGCAGCATGGTGTTCGCCAGGCACCTGCGGGAGGTGGGAGACGAGTTCAGGAGCAGACACCTCAACTCCACGGACGACGCGGACAGGATCCCCTTCCAGGAGGACTGGACGAAGATGAAG GTCAAGCTGGGCTCGGCGCTAGGGGGCCCCTACCTGGGAGTCCATCTGAGAAGAAAAGATTTTATCTGGGGTCACAGAGAGGAtgtgcccagcctggaagggGCCGTGAGGAAGATCCGCAGCCTCATGAAGATCCACCGGCTGGACAAGGTGTTTGTGGCCACAGATGCCGTCAGAAAGG AATATGAAGAGCTAAAAAAGCTTTTACCCGAGATGGTGAGGTTTGAACCCACGTGGGAGGAGCTGGAGCTCTACAAGGACGGAGGCGTTGCAATTATTGACCAGTGGATCTGCTCACATGCCAGGTGCCTGCCCCCTTCACCGTCGGCTGAGAGCGGGTCGGGTGACTTTCAAAGGTTCTTCCGTCCCAGGTACTCGGTGTCAGAGCAGATGGTTGCCTGTGTAGCCTGCCCACTTCACTGTCGGCCGAGAGCGGGTCAGGTGGCTTTCAAAAGGTTCTTTGTTCCAGGTACTCGGTGTCAGAGCAGATGGTCACCTGTGTTCACAGTGGTCATTTCCACACTGTTTACCTCCTCGTCTGAGTCTCCTGTAGCATCTGGTTCAGTGTTTCCCTGGGCTGAAGTTAATTGTTTATCTTGCCCTTTTAATTCTCACACACAGACTTCCTCCATAGCAGGCTGTTGGCATAGCTGGCCTCATCTCAGAACCTCTTCTTGTGTCTCATTTTCCCGTCATTCCCAGTTTCTGCCCCATCTGCCCCCTGCCCTGAGAGTTGCCCGTGCCCTCGAGTTGGGCGCGTTGTTGGTGCTGTGTGTGTTGCTGAAGAGCATCATGAGCATCGCCAAGGCCGGGAGCCTGGGCCCTTGTGCGGTCGTTCTTGTGGGGTTGTGA
- the LOC105472498 gene encoding GDP-fucose protein O-fucosyltransferase 2 isoform X5, translating to MAALSFVFLLLGAASWPPACASGQEFWPGQSAADILSGAASRRRYLLYDVNPPEGFNLRRDVYIRIASLLKTLLKTEEWVLVLPPWGRLYHWQSPDIHQVRIPWSEFFDLPSLNKNIPVIEYEQFIAESGGPFIDQVYVLQSYAEGWKEGTWEEKVDERPCIDQLLYSQDKHEYYRGWFWGYEETRGLNVSCLSVQGSASIVAPLLLRNTSARSVMLDRAENLLHDHYGGKEYWDTRRSMVFARHLREVGDEFRSRHLNSTDDADRIPFQEDWTKMKVKLGSALGGPYLGVHLRRKDFIWGHREDVPSLEGAVRKIRSLMKIHRLDKVFVATDAVRKEYEELKKLLPEMVRFEPTWEELELYKDGGVAIIDQWICSHARCLPPSPSAESGSGDFQRFFRPRYSVSEQMVTCVHSGHFHTVYLLV from the exons ATGGCGGCACTCAGCTTCGTCTTCCTGCTGTTGGGGGCAGCGTCCTGGCCGCCGGCTTGTGCCTCCGGGCAGGAGTTCTGGCCCGGCCAGTCGGCGGCCGACATTCTGTCGGGGGCGGCGTCCCGCAGACG GTATCTTCTGTATGACGTCAACCCCCCGGAAGGCTTCAACCTGCGCAGGGATGTCTATATCCGAATCGCCTCTCTCCTGAAGACTCTGCTGAAGACGGAGGAGTGGGTGCTTGTCCTGCCTCCGTGGGGCCGTCTCTATCACTGGCAGAGTCCTGACATCCACCAGGTCCGGATTCCCTGGTCTGAGTTTTTTGATCTTCCGAGTCTCAATAAAAACATCCCCGTCATCGAGTATGAGCAGTTCATCGCAG AGTCTGGTGGGCCCTTTATTGACCAGGTTTACGTCCTACAAAGTTATGCAGAGGGATGGAAAGAAGGGACCTGGGAAGAGAAGGTGGATGAGCGGCCGTGTATCGATCAGCTCCTGTACTCCCAGGACAAGCACGagtactacag AGGATGGTTTTGGGGTTATGAGGAGACCAGGGGTCTGAACGTCTCCTGTCTGTCCGTCCAGGGCTCAGCCTCCATCGTGGCGCCCCTGCTTCTGAGAAACACATCAGCCCG GTCCGTGATGTTAGACAGAGCCGAGAACCTACTTCACGACCACTACGGAGGGAAAGAATACTGGGAT ACCCGTCGCAGCATGGTGTTCGCCAGGCACCTGCGGGAGGTGGGAGACGAGTTCAGGAGCAGACACCTCAACTCCACGGACGACGCGGACAGGATCCCCTTCCAGGAGGACTGGACGAAGATGAAG GTCAAGCTGGGCTCGGCGCTAGGGGGCCCCTACCTGGGAGTCCATCTGAGAAGAAAAGATTTTATCTGGGGTCACAGAGAGGAtgtgcccagcctggaagggGCCGTGAGGAAGATCCGCAGCCTCATGAAGATCCACCGGCTGGACAAGGTGTTTGTGGCCACAGATGCCGTCAGAAAGG AATATGAAGAGCTAAAAAAGCTTTTACCCGAGATGGTGAGGTTTGAACCCACGTGGGAGGAGCTGGAGCTCTACAAGGACGGAGGCGTTGCAATTATTGACCAGTGGATCTGCTCACATGCCAGGTGCCTGCCCCCTTCACCGTCGGCTGAGAGCGGGTCGGGTGACTTTCAAAGGTTCTTCCGTCCCAG GTACTCGGTGTCAGAGCAGATGGTCACCTGTGTTCACAGTGGTCATTTCCACACTGTTTACCTCCTCGTCTGA
- the LOC105472498 gene encoding GDP-fucose protein O-fucosyltransferase 2 isoform X4, whose amino-acid sequence MLDRAENLLHDHYGGKEYWDTRRSMVFARHLREVGDEFRSRHLNSTDDADRIPFQEDWTKMKVKLGSALGGPYLGVHLRRKDFIWGHREDVPSLEGAVRKIRSLMKIHRLDKVFVATDAVRKEYEELKKLLPEMVRFEPTWEELELYKDGGVAIIDQWICSHARCLPPSPSAESGSGDFQRFFRPRYSVSEQMVACVACPLHCRPRAGQVAFKRFFVPGTRCQSRWSPVFTVVISTLFTSSSESPVASGSVFPWAEVNCLSCPFNSHTQTSSIAGCWHSWPHLRTSSCVSFSRHSQFLPHLPPALRVARALELGALLVLCVLLKSIMSIAKAGSLGPCAVVLVGL is encoded by the exons ATGTTAGACAGAGCCGAGAACCTACTTCACGACCACTACGGAGGGAAAGAATACTGGGAT ACCCGTCGCAGCATGGTGTTCGCCAGGCACCTGCGGGAGGTGGGAGACGAGTTCAGGAGCAGACACCTCAACTCCACGGACGACGCGGACAGGATCCCCTTCCAGGAGGACTGGACGAAGATGAAG GTCAAGCTGGGCTCGGCGCTAGGGGGCCCCTACCTGGGAGTCCATCTGAGAAGAAAAGATTTTATCTGGGGTCACAGAGAGGAtgtgcccagcctggaagggGCCGTGAGGAAGATCCGCAGCCTCATGAAGATCCACCGGCTGGACAAGGTGTTTGTGGCCACAGATGCCGTCAGAAAGG AATATGAAGAGCTAAAAAAGCTTTTACCCGAGATGGTGAGGTTTGAACCCACGTGGGAGGAGCTGGAGCTCTACAAGGACGGAGGCGTTGCAATTATTGACCAGTGGATCTGCTCACATGCCAGGTGCCTGCCCCCTTCACCGTCGGCTGAGAGCGGGTCGGGTGACTTTCAAAGGTTCTTCCGTCCCAGGTACTCGGTGTCAGAGCAGATGGTTGCCTGTGTAGCCTGCCCACTTCACTGTCGGCCGAGAGCGGGTCAGGTGGCTTTCAAAAGGTTCTTTGTTCCAGGTACTCGGTGTCAGAGCAGATGGTCACCTGTGTTCACAGTGGTCATTTCCACACTGTTTACCTCCTCGTCTGAGTCTCCTGTAGCATCTGGTTCAGTGTTTCCCTGGGCTGAAGTTAATTGTTTATCTTGCCCTTTTAATTCTCACACACAGACTTCCTCCATAGCAGGCTGTTGGCATAGCTGGCCTCATCTCAGAACCTCTTCTTGTGTCTCATTTTCCCGTCATTCCCAGTTTCTGCCCCATCTGCCCCCTGCCCTGAGAGTTGCCCGTGCCCTCGAGTTGGGCGCGTTGTTGGTGCTGTGTGTGTTGCTGAAGAGCATCATGAGCATCGCCAAGGCCGGGAGCCTGGGCCCTTGTGCGGTCGTTCTTGTGGGGTTGTGA
- the LOC105472498 gene encoding GDP-fucose protein O-fucosyltransferase 2 isoform X2: MAALSFVFLLLGAASWPPACASGQEFWPGQSAADILSGAASRRRYLLYDVNPPEGFNLRRDVYIRIASLLKTLLKTEEWVLVLPPWGRLYHWQSPDIHQVRIPWSEFFDLPSLNKNIPVIEYEQFIAESGGPFIDQVYVLQSYAEGWKEGTWEEKVDERPCIDQLLYSQDKHEYYRGWFWGYEETRGLNVSCLSVQGSASIVAPLLLRNTSARSVMLDRAENLLHDHYGGKEYWDTRRSMVFARHLREVGDEFRSRHLNSTDDADRIPFQEDWTKMKVKLGSALGGPYLGVHLRRKDFIWGHREDVPSLEGAVRKIRSLMKIHRLDKVFVATDAVRKEYEELKKLLPEMVRFEPTWEELELYKDGGVAIIDQWICSHARFFIGTSVSTFSFRIHEEREILGLDPKTTYNRFCGDQEKACEQPTHWKITY, translated from the exons ATGGCGGCACTCAGCTTCGTCTTCCTGCTGTTGGGGGCAGCGTCCTGGCCGCCGGCTTGTGCCTCCGGGCAGGAGTTCTGGCCCGGCCAGTCGGCGGCCGACATTCTGTCGGGGGCGGCGTCCCGCAGACG GTATCTTCTGTATGACGTCAACCCCCCGGAAGGCTTCAACCTGCGCAGGGATGTCTATATCCGAATCGCCTCTCTCCTGAAGACTCTGCTGAAGACGGAGGAGTGGGTGCTTGTCCTGCCTCCGTGGGGCCGTCTCTATCACTGGCAGAGTCCTGACATCCACCAGGTCCGGATTCCCTGGTCTGAGTTTTTTGATCTTCCGAGTCTCAATAAAAACATCCCCGTCATCGAGTATGAGCAGTTCATCGCAG AGTCTGGTGGGCCCTTTATTGACCAGGTTTACGTCCTACAAAGTTATGCAGAGGGATGGAAAGAAGGGACCTGGGAAGAGAAGGTGGATGAGCGGCCGTGTATCGATCAGCTCCTGTACTCCCAGGACAAGCACGagtactacag AGGATGGTTTTGGGGTTATGAGGAGACCAGGGGTCTGAACGTCTCCTGTCTGTCCGTCCAGGGCTCAGCCTCCATCGTGGCGCCCCTGCTTCTGAGAAACACATCAGCCCG GTCCGTGATGTTAGACAGAGCCGAGAACCTACTTCACGACCACTACGGAGGGAAAGAATACTGGGAT ACCCGTCGCAGCATGGTGTTCGCCAGGCACCTGCGGGAGGTGGGAGACGAGTTCAGGAGCAGACACCTCAACTCCACGGACGACGCGGACAGGATCCCCTTCCAGGAGGACTGGACGAAGATGAAG GTCAAGCTGGGCTCGGCGCTAGGGGGCCCCTACCTGGGAGTCCATCTGAGAAGAAAAGATTTTATCTGGGGTCACAGAGAGGAtgtgcccagcctggaagggGCCGTGAGGAAGATCCGCAGCCTCATGAAGATCCACCGGCTGGACAAGGTGTTTGTGGCCACAGATGCCGTCAGAAAGG AATATGAAGAGCTAAAAAAGCTTTTACCCGAGATGGTGAGGTTTGAACCCACGTGGGAGGAGCTGGAGCTCTACAAGGACGGAGGCGTTGCAATTATTGACCAGTGGATCTGCTCACATGCCAG GTTTTTTATTGGCACCTCAGTCTCAACATTTTCTTTTCGGATTCATGAGGAAAGAGAAATTCTGGGGTTGGACCCCAAGACGACGTACAACAGGTTCTGCGGAGACCAAGAGAAGGCATGTGAGCAGCCCACGCACTGGAAGATCACCTACTGA
- the LOC105472498 gene encoding GDP-fucose protein O-fucosyltransferase 2 isoform X3 has translation MAALSFVFLLLGAASWPPACASGQEFWPGQSAADILSGAASRRRYLLYDVNPPEGFNLRRDVYIRIASLLKTLLKTEEWVLVLPPWGRLYHWQSPDIHQVRIPWSEFFDLPSLNKNIPVIEYEQFIAESGGPFIDQVYVLQSYAEGWKEGTWEEKVDERPCIDQLLYSQDKHEYYRGWFWGYEETRGLNVSCLSVQGSASIVAPLLLRNTSARSVMLDRAENLLHDHYGGKEYWDTRRSMVFARHLREVGDEFRSRHLNSTDDADRIPFQEDWTKMKVKLGSALGGPYLGVHLRRKDFIWGHREDVPSLEGAVRKIRSLMKIHRLDKVFVATDAVRKEYEELKKLLPEMVRFEPTWEELELYKDGGVAIIDQWICSHARCGLEI, from the exons ATGGCGGCACTCAGCTTCGTCTTCCTGCTGTTGGGGGCAGCGTCCTGGCCGCCGGCTTGTGCCTCCGGGCAGGAGTTCTGGCCCGGCCAGTCGGCGGCCGACATTCTGTCGGGGGCGGCGTCCCGCAGACG GTATCTTCTGTATGACGTCAACCCCCCGGAAGGCTTCAACCTGCGCAGGGATGTCTATATCCGAATCGCCTCTCTCCTGAAGACTCTGCTGAAGACGGAGGAGTGGGTGCTTGTCCTGCCTCCGTGGGGCCGTCTCTATCACTGGCAGAGTCCTGACATCCACCAGGTCCGGATTCCCTGGTCTGAGTTTTTTGATCTTCCGAGTCTCAATAAAAACATCCCCGTCATCGAGTATGAGCAGTTCATCGCAG AGTCTGGTGGGCCCTTTATTGACCAGGTTTACGTCCTACAAAGTTATGCAGAGGGATGGAAAGAAGGGACCTGGGAAGAGAAGGTGGATGAGCGGCCGTGTATCGATCAGCTCCTGTACTCCCAGGACAAGCACGagtactacag AGGATGGTTTTGGGGTTATGAGGAGACCAGGGGTCTGAACGTCTCCTGTCTGTCCGTCCAGGGCTCAGCCTCCATCGTGGCGCCCCTGCTTCTGAGAAACACATCAGCCCG GTCCGTGATGTTAGACAGAGCCGAGAACCTACTTCACGACCACTACGGAGGGAAAGAATACTGGGAT ACCCGTCGCAGCATGGTGTTCGCCAGGCACCTGCGGGAGGTGGGAGACGAGTTCAGGAGCAGACACCTCAACTCCACGGACGACGCGGACAGGATCCCCTTCCAGGAGGACTGGACGAAGATGAAG GTCAAGCTGGGCTCGGCGCTAGGGGGCCCCTACCTGGGAGTCCATCTGAGAAGAAAAGATTTTATCTGGGGTCACAGAGAGGAtgtgcccagcctggaagggGCCGTGAGGAAGATCCGCAGCCTCATGAAGATCCACCGGCTGGACAAGGTGTTTGTGGCCACAGATGCCGTCAGAAAGG AATATGAAGAGCTAAAAAAGCTTTTACCCGAGATGGTGAGGTTTGAACCCACGTGGGAGGAGCTGGAGCTCTACAAGGACGGAGGCGTTGCAATTATTGACCAGTGGATCTGCTCACATGCCAG GTGTGGCCTTGAGATTTGA